Proteins encoded within one genomic window of Ailuropoda melanoleuca isolate Jingjing chromosome 16, ASM200744v2, whole genome shotgun sequence:
- the NCR3LG1 gene encoding natural cytotoxicity triggering receptor 3 ligand 1, with product MAHWRLLRLGFVPLLLALWRWPPSTGSLQVEMAGETQTVLLNDNATIVCKVQGHRHLDITIMGITWFWKNQMSATEVILFQFFGAHRKIVRPGASVPLSRLERGDASLQLPGVQLWEAGEYRCEVVITPHKAVGRVRLEVMAYPVSSLFPEQATVKENAEQLISCVASGFYPMNITITWKKWTQEDPWYAEVSEDVFTNSITENEDGMCNVTSFLRLKPSLEDNMTIYQCVVWHKSLPTSQRLNFTLTVIEPEKTTYTWVYIFVSAGILIFVLILYVSWKQVLRRTNPYSLS from the exons ATGGCGCACTGGCGGCTGCTCCGGCTCGGGTTTGTGCCTCTGCTTCTGGCCCTGTGGCGCTGGCCACCCAGCACAG GTTCTCTGCAAGTGGAGATGGCAGGGGAGACTCAGACGGTGCTCCTGAATGACAATGCCACTATTGTCTGCAAAGTCCAGGGTCACCGCCACCTGGACATCACAATTATGGGTATCACCTGGTTTTGGAAGAATCAGATGTCTGCAACAGAAGTTATACTGTTTCAGTTTTTTGGAGCCCACCGAAAGATAGTACGACCTGGAGCCTCCGTGCCTCTATCGAGGCTGGAAAGGGGGGATGCCTCGCTGCAGCTCCCAGGGGTCCAGCTGTGGGAAGCAGGAGAGTACCGATGCGAGGTGGTGATCACCCCTCACAAAGCAGTGGGAAGAGTCCGGCTGGAGGTTATGG CTTACCCAGTCAGCAGCTTGTTTCCGGAGCAAGCCACGGTGAAAGAAAATGCAGAACAACTGATTTCGTGTGTGGCTAGTGGGTTCTACCCCATGAACATTACCATTACCTGGAAAAAGTGGACCCAGGAGGATCCCTGGTACGCGGAAGTTTCTGAGGATGTCTTCACTAATAGTATCACCGAAAATGAAGATGGCATGTGTAATGTCACAAGCTTCTTGAGGCTGAAGCCCTCTCTGGAAGACAATATGACCATCTACCAGTGTGTGGTATGGCACAAATCCTTGCCTACCTCCCAGAGGCTCAACTTCACCCTGACTGTGATAG aACCTGAGAAGACAACTTATACTTGGGTGTACATTTTTGTCTCTGCTGGAATCTTAATATTTGTACTGATTTTATATGTTTCTTGGAAACAG GTGCTACGTCGAACAAACCCTTATTCTCTGTCTTGA
- the KCNJ11 gene encoding ATP-sensitive inward rectifier potassium channel 11, whose protein sequence is MLSRKGIIPEEYVLTRLAEDPTEPRYRARERRARFVSKNGNCNVAHKNIREQGRFLQDVFTTLVDLKWPHTLLIFTMSFLCSWLLFAMVWWLIAFAHGDLAPGEGTAVPCVTSIHSFSSAFLFSIEVQVTIGFGGRMVTEECPLAVLVLIVQNIVGLMINAIMLGCIFMKTAQAHRRAETLIFSKHAVIAVRHGRLCFMLRVGDLRKSMIISATIHMQVVRKTTSPEGEVVPLHQVDIPMENGVGGNSIFLVAPLIIYHVIDANSPLYDLAPSDLHHHQDLEIIVILEGVVETTGITTQARTSYLADEILWGQRFVPIVAEEDGRYSVDYSKFGNTIKVPTPLCTARQLDEDRSLLDALTLASARGPLRKRSVAVAKAKPKFSISPDSLS, encoded by the coding sequence ATGCTGTCCCGAAAAGGCATCATCCCTGAGGAGTATGTGCTGACACGGCTAGCAGAGGACCCCACGGAGCCCCGATACCGAGCGCGAGAGCGGAGGGCCCGCTTCGTGTCCAAGAATGGCAATTGCAACGTAGCGCACAAGAACATCCGGGAGCAGGGCCGATTCCTGCAGGACGTATTCACCACGCTAGTGGACCTCAAGTGGCCACACACGCTGCTTATCTTTACCATGTCCTTCCTGTGCAGCTGGCTGCTCTTTGCCATGGTCTGGTGGCTCATCGCCTTCGCTCACGGTGACCTGGCCCCTGGCGAGGGCACTGCTGTGCCCTGCGTCACCAGCATCCACTCTTTTTCAtctgccttccttttctccattgaggTCCAGGTGACCATCGGCTTTGGCGGGCGCATGGTGACCGAGGAGTGCCCGCTGGCCGTCTTGGTCCTCATTGTGCAGAACATCGTGGGGCTCATGATCAATGCCATCATGCTGGGCTGCATCTTCATGAAGACCGCCCAGGCCCACCGGCGGGCCGAGACCCTCATCTTCAGCAAGCACGCTGTCATCGCAGTGCGCCACGGCCGCCTGTGCTTCATGCTGCGCGTGGGTGACCTCCGCAAAAGCATGATCATCAGCGCCACCATCCACATGCAGGTGGTGCGCAAGACCACCAGCCCCGAGGGCGAGGTGGTGCCGCTCCACCAGGTGGACATCCCCATGGAGAACGGCGTGGGGGGCAACAGCATCTTCCTGGTGGCCCCTCTCATCATCTACCACGTCATCGATGCCAACAGTCCCCTCTACGACCTGGCGCCCAGTGACCTGCATCACCACCAAGACCTCGAGATCATCGTCATTCTGGAAGGCGTGGTGGAAACCACAGGCATCACCACCCAGGCCCGCACCTCCTACTTGGCCGACGAGATCCTCTGGGGCCAGCGCTTTGTACCCATTGTGGCAGAGGAGGACGGCCGCTACTCCGTGGACTACTCCAAATTTGGCAACACCATCAAAGTGCCCACGCCGCTCTGCACGGCCCGCCAGCTTGATGAGGACCGCAGCCTGCTGGACGCCCTGACCCTCGCCTCGGCCCGTGGCCCCCTGCGCAAGCGCAGTGTGGCTGTGGCCAAGGCCAAACCCAAGTTTAGCATCTCTCCGGATTCCCTGTCCTGA